A region from the Motacilla alba alba isolate MOTALB_02 chromosome 10, Motacilla_alba_V1.0_pri, whole genome shotgun sequence genome encodes:
- the SENP8 gene encoding sentrin-specific protease 8: MDPVVLSYVDSLLRRSDVALLEPPNWLNDRIIGFAFEYFANQQFQEFSHRVCFISPEVAQFIKCALSQEEIAIFLQPLDLLCKELLFLPINDNSSQAAGGTHWSLLVYFRDKKCFAHYDSHSKCNSAHAKQVAGKLEAFLGKKGGKATFVEEKAPAQQNSYDCGMYVICNAEALCHGYFQGRMESLLQLLTPSYITQKRSEWKALITKLAQK; the protein is encoded by the coding sequence ATGGATCCCGTGGTTCTCAGCTACGTGGACAGCCTGCTGAGGCGGTCGGACGTGGCGCTGCTGGAGCCCCCGAACTGGCTCAACGACCGCATCATCGGCTTCGCCTTCGAGTACTTCGCCAACCAGCAGTTCCAGGAGTTCAGCCACCGCGTTTGTTTCATCAGCCCCGAGGTGGCCCAGTTCATCAAGTGTGCCCTTAGTCAGGAAGAAATAGCCATATTCCTCCAGCCCCTGGACCTTCtctgcaaggagctgctgttcctgcctaTCAATGACAACTCCAGCCAGGCCGCTGGGGGCACCCACTGGAGCTTACTGGTTTATTTCAGGGACAAGAAGTGCTTCGCCCATTACGATTCCCACAGTAAATGCAACTCTGCCCACGCCAAGCAAGTGGCAGGGAAACTGGAGGcctttctaggaaaaaaagggggCAAAGCCACCTTTGTGGAGGAGAAGGCACCGGCACAGCAGAACAGCTACGACTGTGGGATGTATGTGATCTGCAACGCCGAGGCTCTGTGCCACGGGTACTTCCAGGGCCGGATGGagtctctgctgcagctcctcacccccTCCTACATCACGCAGAAGAGGTCAGAGTGGAAAGCTCTCATCACGAAACTGGCACAGAAGTGA